A DNA window from Candidatus Protochlamydia naegleriophila contains the following coding sequences:
- a CDS encoding peroxiredoxin, producing the protein MTNQTQQLSLQIGDVAPDFVAQTTDGLLYFHQWLGNSWCVFFSHPKDFTPVCTTELGLASRLKSQFEKRKVKLIALSVGSVVDHSEWTKDINETQHTSVNFPLIGDENGQIANLYGMIHPKANDTFTVRTVFIIDPSKKIRLMMTYPASTGRNFTEILRVIDSMQLTDNHSVATPADWKWGDECVILPSVTDQNTLKKLFPNGYRQIKPYLRMTPQPGVGQES; encoded by the coding sequence ATGACTAATCAAACTCAGCAGCTAAGCTTGCAAATCGGAGACGTAGCGCCAGATTTTGTTGCTCAAACAACCGATGGGCTTCTTTATTTTCATCAATGGTTGGGAAATTCTTGGTGCGTATTCTTTTCGCATCCCAAAGATTTCACTCCAGTTTGCACAACAGAACTGGGATTGGCCTCCCGTTTAAAATCTCAATTTGAAAAGCGCAAGGTCAAATTGATTGCTCTGAGCGTGGGAAGTGTTGTTGATCATAGCGAATGGACCAAAGATATCAATGAAACGCAGCACACAAGTGTGAACTTTCCCTTGATCGGCGACGAAAATGGGCAGATTGCCAATCTCTACGGAATGATTCACCCAAAAGCGAATGACACCTTTACGGTGAGAACTGTTTTTATTATCGATCCCTCTAAAAAAATTCGGCTGATGATGACCTATCCTGCCTCAACAGGCCGCAATTTTACTGAAATTTTGAGAGTGATTGACTCCATGCAGTTGACTGATAATCACAGCGTCGCAACGCCAGCCGATTGGAAATGGGGTGATGAGTGCGTCATTTTGCCTAGTGTGACAGATCAAAATACCTTAAAAAAACTGTTTCCAAATGGATATCGCCAGATAAAGCCCTATTTACGAATGACTCCTCAGCCGGGAGTTGGACAAGAATCATAA
- a CDS encoding MBL fold metallo-hydrolase — MLFQKIYTPGLAINTYLVGDEASKECVVIDPTRVIAPIIMAAESAGLTIIAILETHVHADFVSGSLELKQQLKGRPRIYASGMGGEEWTPSYADHVVKDGDSLKIGSLRLEALHTPGHTPEHVMWTCYDETRNADLAWFVFSGDCLFVGSVGRPDLLGEKEFDNLSSRLYQSLFETLATLPDSAEIFPAHGAGSLCGKALSGISSSTIGYERSSNPYLILSQKEEWKKAIRQDLPAVPPYFSRVKRLNAKGPPLLESLKVESVKNIKDLDADGLFLLDIRHPEAFARFHIEKSVNIPVTSSFCHWAGWMIPENIPLAIITGRENHMSEIINQLRLIGFDQPFYTLTLKEEDEEVLDRPACLSYLTAEDVAQRLKESHENVVILDVRTDAEWRSGHIADAYHVELNDLYQFMHRLPEDRLIAVVCRSGMRASTAASVLKKYGFNHVANIKGGMQAWIEQQLPIIIADKDSDL; from the coding sequence CTGACTATTATTGCTATTTTAGAGACGCATGTGCATGCCGACTTTGTCTCAGGATCTCTTGAGCTAAAGCAACAGCTGAAGGGGAGGCCCCGCATTTATGCATCGGGAATGGGAGGAGAAGAATGGACTCCATCTTATGCAGATCACGTTGTCAAAGATGGCGATAGTTTGAAAATCGGATCACTTCGGTTGGAAGCATTGCATACGCCGGGACATACTCCAGAGCATGTCATGTGGACTTGTTATGATGAAACGCGCAATGCCGATCTTGCTTGGTTTGTTTTTTCGGGGGATTGCTTATTTGTTGGCAGCGTGGGGCGTCCGGATTTATTAGGTGAGAAGGAATTTGATAATTTGTCATCAAGACTTTATCAGAGTCTTTTTGAAACATTGGCCACTTTGCCGGATTCAGCCGAAATTTTTCCGGCTCATGGCGCAGGGTCTCTATGTGGCAAGGCCTTGAGTGGGATTTCCTCTTCAACGATTGGATATGAAAGAAGCAGTAATCCCTATCTCATTCTAAGTCAAAAGGAAGAATGGAAAAAAGCGATTCGCCAAGATCTTCCAGCCGTTCCGCCCTATTTTAGCCGGGTGAAAAGGTTAAACGCGAAAGGTCCTCCCTTATTAGAGAGCTTGAAAGTAGAGTCCGTTAAGAATATCAAAGATTTGGATGCCGATGGCTTATTTTTACTGGATATTCGCCATCCAGAAGCCTTTGCACGCTTTCACATTGAAAAGTCGGTTAATATTCCCGTGACTTCTTCTTTTTGCCATTGGGCGGGTTGGATGATACCGGAAAATATTCCTTTGGCCATCATTACGGGCCGTGAAAATCATATGTCAGAGATCATTAATCAACTGCGTTTAATAGGATTTGATCAGCCTTTCTACACGCTCACTTTAAAAGAAGAAGATGAAGAGGTGTTGGATCGTCCGGCTTGTCTTAGCTATCTGACAGCCGAAGACGTGGCCCAAAGATTAAAAGAGAGCCACGAAAACGTCGTTATCTTAGATGTGCGCACAGATGCAGAATGGCGATCTGGGCACATTGCGGATGCTTATCATGTAGAGTTAAATGACTTGTACCAATTTATGCACCGCCTTCCAGAAGACCGCTTGATCGCAGTTGTGTGTCGCAGTGGGATGCGAGCTTCAACGGCCGCCTCGGTATTGAAAAAATATGGGTTTAATCACGTGGCTAACATCAAAGGAGGCATGCAAGCATGGATAGAGCAACAATTGCCCATTATTATTGCAGACAAGGACTCCGATCTCTGA